The genomic segment ATCGGTCAGGGGATTATGAAAAAGATCCGTGACCAGATGTTTTCGCATATGCAAAAGCTGCCGGTCGGCTACTTTGACTCGCACACCTTTGGCGACGTGATGAGCCATTACACCAACGACATCGACACGCTCAGACAGATGATCTCACAAAGCGTTCCGCAGGTATTTTCCTCGGTCGTAACAATCATCGCCGTGTTTGCGGCAATGATCTACACGAGCGGATATCTCACGCTTATTGTTGTTGCGATGCTTGTGATATTCTACTTTGTGACAAAGTTTGTTGGCGGCAAGAGTGCGAAGTACTTTGTGCAGCAGCAGAAGTCGCTTGGAACCGTAAACGGCTACATCGAGGAGATGATCAACGGCCAAAAAGTGGTGAAGGTGTTCTGTCATGAGGATGCGTCAAAGCATGAGTTCGATGCATTGAATGACGAACTTTACGGTCATGCGAAATCGGCGAACACGTTTGCTAACATCTTCATGCCAATCGTGGTCAACATCGGCAACATCCAGTATGTTCTGGTGGCAATCATTGGCGGCGCTCTTGCGATTACCGGTATCGGTGGTCTGACGCTTGGCGCGATTGCGGCGTTTATGCTGTTGAGCAGGAGTTTCATGATGCCGGTCAGTCAGGTTTCCCAGCAGATAAGCTCAGTCGTGATGGCGCTTGCCGGAGCCGAGCGTATCTTCGGACTGATTGATCAGCCGGTCGAAGAGGATGCAGGAACCGTTCGGCTCGTGAATGCGAAGATTGAGAACAATGCCCTCGTCGAGACAACAGACGAGACCGGCATCTGGGCATGGAAGGAGGAGACCCCTGAGGGAACAGTTTACACGCAGCTGAAAGGGGACGTGCAATTTGATCAGGTGCATTTCGGATATGTACCTGACAAAGAGGTTCTACACGGCGTGAGTTTGTATGCAAAACCCGGCCAGAAGGTTGCACTCGTTGGCGCGACCGGAGCCGGAAAGACGACGATTACGAATCTCATCAACCGATTCTACGACATCTCGGAAGGAACGATTCTGTATGACGGCATTGATATCTCGCGGATCAAAAAGAGCGATCTTCGCTGGTCGTTCGGGATGGTTTTGCAGGATACGAATCTGTTTACCGGAACAGTGATGGAGAACATCAGGTACGGGAAGCTGGAGGCTACTGATGATGAGGTGTATGCTGCGGCAAAGCTTGCGAACGCTGACGGGTTCATTCAAATGCTGCCTGAGGGCTATGAGACGATGCTTGAAGGGGATGGCGGGAGTCTTTCGCAGGGCCAGCGTCAGCTGCTTTCGATTGCACGTGCGGCGGTTGCCAATCCTCCGGTGATGATTCTGGATGAAGCAACGTCGAGTATTGATACGCGAACTGAGGCGATTGTGCAGGCAGGTATGGATTCATTGATGAAGGGAAGGACGGTGTTTGTGATTGCGCACCGACTCTCAACAATTCATAATGCGGATGTGATTCTGGTTCTTGAGGACGGCAGAATCATTGAGCGCGGCAGTCATGATAAGCTGATTCAGGAGAAAGGAAAATACTACCAGCTCTATACGGGCGCGTTTGAGCTGGAGTAACATACTCTATTTTTGATAGATGGTATCTAAAAGATACAAAAATAGATAGGGGTGTAAATGCTATACTCTTTGCATGGACGAGTGTTGCACGGTGAATCTGACGGTGCGGTATCTGACGAAGAAGTGGATGCTGCTGATTATTCTTGAGCTGTTTAAGGGAGATAATCATACCAGAAGGTTTTCGGAGCTGAAAGACCGGCTGCCTGATATTACGGCGAAGGTTCTGTCCGAGCGGCTGCAGGAACTGGAGGCAGAGGGAATTGTCTCAAAGCATGTTGATGCGAGCGTTGTTCCTATCAGATCAGAGTACACGCTGACTGCGAGCGGTATCGAGCTGATGGAGGTTGTGCGGGGGATTAAGTACTGGGCG from the Methanorbis rubei genome contains:
- a CDS encoding ABC transporter ATP-binding protein, which codes for MPPMGSGRRHNRGPGFAGTKPGDAMKTVKRLLGYLTGAYKIQFAFALIAIVLSAIAGVIGSLFMEVLIDDYITPLIGVENPVFTGLLTAITFMAVIYVIGVVSTLVYTRTMVVIGQGIMKKIRDQMFSHMQKLPVGYFDSHTFGDVMSHYTNDIDTLRQMISQSVPQVFSSVVTIIAVFAAMIYTSGYLTLIVVAMLVIFYFVTKFVGGKSAKYFVQQQKSLGTVNGYIEEMINGQKVVKVFCHEDASKHEFDALNDELYGHAKSANTFANIFMPIVVNIGNIQYVLVAIIGGALAITGIGGLTLGAIAAFMLLSRSFMMPVSQVSQQISSVVMALAGAERIFGLIDQPVEEDAGTVRLVNAKIENNALVETTDETGIWAWKEETPEGTVYTQLKGDVQFDQVHFGYVPDKEVLHGVSLYAKPGQKVALVGATGAGKTTITNLINRFYDISEGTILYDGIDISRIKKSDLRWSFGMVLQDTNLFTGTVMENIRYGKLEATDDEVYAAAKLANADGFIQMLPEGYETMLEGDGGSLSQGQRQLLSIARAAVANPPVMILDEATSSIDTRTEAIVQAGMDSLMKGRTVFVIAHRLSTIHNADVILVLEDGRIIERGSHDKLIQEKGKYYQLYTGAFELE
- a CDS encoding helix-turn-helix domain-containing protein, translated to MDECCTVNLTVRYLTKKWMLLIILELFKGDNHTRRFSELKDRLPDITAKVLSERLQELEAEGIVSKHVDASVVPIRSEYTLTASGIELMEVVRGIKYWALKWKIDNIPCGDQECKHCKL